The genomic DNA ATGTCAGGTTGTATGCTCCCACCCAAAGGATTTAAGGTAGCATCGAACACTTCTATTGATGTAATATTCCCCAAGAAGGGTGGAATTCCACCTGTTAGCTTGTTTAGACGAAGATTAACAATAAGAAGTTTGGATAGGAAACCAATCTCCTTGGGTATGCTTCCAACTAGCTCGTTATGTGAAAGTTCAAGTGTTTTGAGGTTAGAACAACTAGATATGTTAGCTGGAATGACCCTATTCAACTTGTTATCGCTAAGATAAAGGAAACGTAACCTGGAAAGACGACCAAGTTCATGAGGGATGGCTCCTTGAAAGTTGTTATACATATCAAGACCACGAAGGAAGGTGAGAGTCCCTACATTAGGAGACAATGAGCCTTCTAGACCTCGTGACCACAATTCTAGATAAGTTACTCTTCTTAGCCGCTTCCCACATGTAACGTCCTTTACTACACGGTTCAGTTTATACCTGTTTAGTAGATAAATCGGATGGACAAAATAACTGATTTAAACTTCTAGAATTTAACTTTTTAATTAGGCTCCCACTCCGCACTTAGGCGGTAATTAGAATTATAAAACCTTTTTTTTTGCCCCTTACTTGAAAACTG from Helianthus annuus cultivar XRQ/B chromosome 7, HanXRQr2.0-SUNRISE, whole genome shotgun sequence includes the following:
- the LOC110866864 gene encoding probable leucine-rich repeat receptor-like protein kinase At1g35710 produces the protein MTLAAAAISAATALAARLYKLNRVVKDVTCGKRLRRVTYLELWSRGLEGSLSPNVGTLTFLRGLDMYNNFQGAIPHELGRLSRLRFLYLSDNKLNRVIPANISSCSNLKTLELSHNELVGSIPKEIGFLSKLLIVNLRLNKLTGGIPPFLGNITSIEVFDATLNPLGGSIQPDILCHWKKPKIFSTSGCNLSRAITQELGCLSKLRILDLGYNKLKGFIPSNISNCANLKVLDLSINELVGSIPKEIRFFPKLIYLKLSDNKLTGGIPPFLGNITLMEVLDVSGILWVGAFQTP